From the genome of Phaenicophaeus curvirostris isolate KB17595 chromosome 6, BPBGC_Pcur_1.0, whole genome shotgun sequence, one region includes:
- the SOSTDC1 gene encoding sclerostin domain-containing protein 1: MALASIPLASIPLCGVLLAGILARSGSAFKNDATEILYSHVGKPGAAVPSSNSSLNQARHGGRHRGPDRLDRVQVGCRELRSTKYISDGQCTSINPLKELVCAGECLPLPLLPNWIGGGYGTKYWSRRSSQEWRCVNDKTRTQRIQLQCQDGSIRTYKITVVTACKCKRYTRQHNESSHNFEGTSQAKPIQHHKERKRASKASKHSTS; the protein is encoded by the exons ATGGCGCTCGCCTCCATCCCGCTCGCCTCCATCCCGCTCTGCGGCGTCCTCCTCGCCGGCATCCTCGCCCGGAGCGGCTCGGCCTTCAAGAACGACGCCACGGAGATCCTCTATTCGCACGTGGGGAAGCCCGGAGCCGCCGTCCCGAGCAGCAACAGCTCCTTGAACCAGGCCCGGCACGGGGGGCGGCACCGCGGCCCCGACCGGCTCG ATCGTGTTCAAGTCGGCTGCCGGGAACTGAGATCCACCAAGTACATTTCAGACGGCCAGTGCACCAGCATCAACCCACTGAAGGAACTGGTGTGTGCTGGTGAGTGCCTCCCTCTGCCGCTGCTCCCCAACTGGATTGGAGGAGGTTACGGAACCAAGTACTGGAGCAGGCGGAGCTCGCAAGAGTGGAGATGTGTCAATGACAAAACTCGCACCCAAAGGATCCAGCTTCAGTGCCAAGATGGAAGTATAAGAACCTACAAAATAACTGTGGTCACAGCCTGCAAGTGCAAGAGATACACCAGGCAGCACAATGAGTCCAGCCACAACTTTGAGGGAACCTCTCAAGCAAAACCTATCCAGCAccacaaagagaggaaaagagccAGTAAAGCCAGCAAACACAGTACAAGTTAG